The following coding sequences lie in one Fusobacterium sp. IOR10 genomic window:
- a CDS encoding alanyl-tRNA editing protein: MKIQVNSCNKTKEGYEVEVQYVDIFSLKLYPDGKGGQLGDRGNIGGSKILKVAEDKVILENKIDAGTYDYEIDLERREDIAIQHSAEHLFSGIAKEKFNLNNVGFRMTETFTTVDLDSNNITDEDVKNLMKEVNLAVKKGGEIKTKICSPEEAEAIALRKPVSSKIKNEDIRIVKISKFDTCACAGFHASDLKDIRLVKLISRETKGKNTRFSIIAGQRAIDDYEMKSEIVKELKHKFSCKDNEIVSYVDNQFKNYDILKKEFNDINEKYTHVLYNNLDDNIIDINGNKIVILEEPKEVINCMKKIFDKNLTLIGLTDENIMLISNCLDCGELIQKIRKTHPNFKGGGKGKQGNIKGSIEKEEIFKIFKNIL; the protein is encoded by the coding sequence ATGAAAATACAAGTGAATTCTTGCAATAAAACAAAGGAAGGGTATGAAGTAGAGGTTCAATATGTTGATATATTTTCCCTAAAGCTTTATCCTGATGGAAAAGGTGGACAATTGGGAGATAGAGGAAATATTGGAGGATCAAAAATATTAAAAGTAGCTGAAGATAAGGTTATATTGGAAAATAAAATAGATGCTGGAACATATGATTATGAAATAGATCTAGAAAGAAGAGAAGATATAGCTATTCAACATAGTGCAGAACATTTATTTTCAGGAATTGCCAAAGAAAAATTTAATTTAAATAATGTTGGATTTAGAATGACAGAAACATTTACAACAGTTGACTTAGATTCAAATAACATAACAGATGAAGATGTTAAAAATTTAATGAAAGAAGTTAATTTAGCTGTGAAAAAAGGTGGAGAAATAAAGACTAAAATTTGTTCCCCAGAGGAAGCTGAAGCAATAGCCCTAAGAAAACCTGTAAGTTCAAAAATAAAAAATGAAGACATTAGAATTGTAAAGATTTCAAAGTTTGATACTTGTGCCTGTGCAGGATTTCATGCTAGTGATTTAAAAGATATAAGATTAGTTAAACTTATATCTAGAGAAACAAAGGGTAAAAACACAAGATTTTCAATAATAGCAGGACAAAGAGCAATAGATGATTATGAAATGAAAAGTGAAATTGTAAAGGAATTAAAACATAAATTTAGTTGTAAAGATAATGAAATAGTTTCATATGTGGATAATCAATTTAAAAATTATGACATTTTAAAGAAAGAATTTAACGATATTAATGAAAAATATACCCATGTATTGTATAATAATTTAGATGATAATATTATAGACATAAATGGAAACAAAATAGTTATATTAGAAGAGCCTAAAGAAGTAATCAATTGTATGAAAAAAATATTTGATAAAAACCTAACTTTAATAGGTCTAACTGATGAAAATATAATGCTTATTAGTAATTGTCTAGATTGCGGAGAACTAATACAAAAAATAAGAAAAACACACCCTAACTTTAAAGGTGGAGGGAAAGGAAAACAAGGAAATATTAAGGGAAGTATTGAAAAAGAGGAAATTTTTAAAATTTTTAAAAACATTTTATAG
- a CDS encoding M48 family metallopeptidase, which yields MKEEMEIKLSENILKFTLERKNVKHINLRIKSDGSIFVSANLELSIEAIENFIRKKEHLILNHLEKVEDDKNIYKESDKRYIPGETFIFLGRAVRLKVIKSLEEYIKTDGVYIYLYIKNPDNFNKKKNMMESYYADFSKKIFGEILENIYPKFKKYGVNLPKIKIRKMTKRWGSCLYKKEAIILNKKLIEIDRECIEYVVLHELSHFVHPNHSKDFYNLVTVFMPDWKKRKARLEEQGKYLKL from the coding sequence ATGAAGGAAGAAATGGAAATTAAGTTATCTGAAAACATATTAAAATTTACTTTAGAAAGAAAAAATGTAAAACATATAAATTTAAGAATAAAAAGTGACGGAAGTATTTTTGTTTCAGCTAATTTAGAACTTTCTATTGAAGCAATTGAAAATTTTATAAGAAAAAAAGAGCATTTAATTCTAAATCATCTGGAGAAAGTAGAAGATGATAAAAATATTTATAAGGAGTCAGATAAAAGATATATACCAGGAGAAACTTTTATATTTTTAGGTAGAGCTGTGAGGCTTAAGGTAATAAAATCATTAGAAGAATATATAAAAACTGATGGTGTGTATATTTATCTATATATTAAAAATCCAGATAATTTTAATAAGAAAAAAAACATGATGGAAAGTTATTATGCTGATTTTTCTAAAAAAATATTTGGAGAAATTTTAGAAAACATTTATCCTAAATTTAAAAAATATGGTGTTAATTTACCAAAAATAAAAATAAGAAAAATGACTAAAAGATGGGGCTCTTGTCTTTATAAAAAAGAAGCTATTATATTAAATAAAAAACTTATAGAAATTGATAGGGAGTGTATAGAGTATGTAGTACTTCATGAATTATCCCATTTTGTACATCCTAATCATTCTAAGGATTTTTATAATTTAGTTACAGTGTTTATGCCTGACTGGAAGAAGAGAAAGGCAAGGTTAGAGGAACAAGGGAAGTATTTGAAATTGTAG
- the rlmN gene encoding 23S rRNA (adenine(2503)-C(2))-methyltransferase RlmN: protein MENLKKELLNLNEKELTDLVVSLGMKKFNGKQIYGWLHSKIARNVHDMTNLSLKSREVLAEHAYIPLLNLLNHQVSKKDGTEKFLFGLQDGNTIETVLLKHKERITICISSQVGCPVKCAFCATGASGFERNLDVHEILNQVYTVERRLRNKGETINNIVFMGMGEPFLNIENLIKSIRILSDENGLNISKRKITVSTSGIVTGIERLLEEKLPVGLAISLHAVDNEKRNMLVPINKKYPLEDLFSTLVQYQRATNRRITFEYILIKEVNVSQGDAEVLANFIHSFDHALNLIPYNPVLDNEFERPSQKKIEKFYNYLKNDRKVNVIIRGEKGTDIDGACGQLRRRNVTK, encoded by the coding sequence ATGGAAAACTTAAAAAAAGAGCTTTTAAACTTAAACGAAAAGGAACTTACAGACTTAGTAGTTTCTTTGGGAATGAAAAAGTTTAACGGTAAACAAATATACGGATGGCTACACAGTAAAATTGCAAGGAATGTACATGATATGACTAATCTTTCATTGAAATCAAGGGAAGTTTTAGCAGAACATGCATATATCCCATTATTAAATTTACTAAATCATCAAGTATCAAAGAAAGACGGAACAGAGAAATTTTTATTCGGATTACAAGATGGAAATACAATAGAAACAGTTTTATTAAAACATAAAGAAAGAATCACTATTTGTATATCTAGTCAAGTTGGATGCCCAGTTAAATGTGCTTTTTGTGCAACAGGAGCTTCTGGTTTTGAAAGAAATTTAGATGTTCATGAAATATTAAATCAAGTTTACACAGTGGAAAGAAGACTTAGAAACAAAGGGGAAACAATAAATAATATTGTTTTCATGGGAATGGGAGAACCATTTTTAAACATTGAAAATTTAATAAAATCAATTAGAATTTTATCAGATGAAAATGGATTAAATATTTCAAAGAGAAAAATAACAGTTTCTACTTCAGGTATAGTAACAGGAATTGAAAGACTTTTAGAGGAAAAATTACCAGTTGGATTGGCAATTTCTTTACATGCAGTTGATAATGAAAAAAGAAACATGCTTGTTCCAATAAATAAAAAATATCCTTTAGAAGATTTATTTAGTACATTAGTTCAATATCAAAGAGCAACTAATAGAAGAATAACTTTTGAATATATTCTAATAAAAGAAGTTAATGTTTCTCAAGGAGATGCTGAAGTTTTAGCTAATTTCATTCATTCATTTGATCATGCATTAAATTTAATTCCTTACAACCCAGTTTTAGATAATGAATTTGAAAGACCAAGTCAAAAGAAAATAGAAAAATTCTATAATTATTTAAAAAATGACAGAAAAGTTAATGTAATAATTAGAGGAGAAAAGGGAACAGATATAGACGGTGCTTGCGGTCAATTGAGAAGAAGAAACGTAACTAAATAA
- a CDS encoding toxin-antitoxin system YwqK family antitoxin, with protein MKKILTVLILGMCFMVTGCKDKHPVLENRMINGSVVVYNTNNNKPYTGEYNVTSYNKLNDAYVITEKNSYKKGLKDGACYIYSQDGVLEKKDIYIKGKLLTSNTYYENGQLKIKYALGENGKPMGPFETYYENGQLQSKGTIGELEEKIGIWEYYYENGQLKTKENYNRVEN; from the coding sequence ATGAAAAAAATATTAACTGTTTTAATTTTAGGAATGTGTTTTATGGTTACAGGATGCAAAGATAAACATCCTGTGTTAGAAAATAGGATGATTAATGGTTCTGTTGTTGTTTATAATACTAATAATAATAAGCCCTATACTGGAGAATATAATGTGACTAGCTATAATAAATTAAATGATGCCTATGTTATAACAGAAAAAAATTCTTATAAAAAAGGCTTGAAAGATGGTGCATGTTATATTTATAGCCAAGATGGAGTATTAGAAAAGAAAGATATATATATAAAAGGAAAATTATTAACTTCTAATACATATTATGAAAATGGGCAGCTTAAAATAAAATATGCTTTAGGTGAGAATGGAAAGCCTATGGGACCTTTTGAAACATATTATGAAAACGGTCAACTTCAATCAAAAGGTACTATTGGAGAATTAGAAGAAAAAATAGGAATTTGGGAATATTATTATGAGAACGGCCAGTTAAAAACTAAGGAAAATTATAATCGTGTTGAAAATTAA
- a CDS encoding type I restriction endonuclease subunit R, translating to MGKEKSYSELEASQIPAIELLKNMGYEYISPDECNSQRGNLYNVLLKDILEKQLQKINKVKFGEEEKNFSLGNIHKAIKDLDEPLTTGLITTSEKIYDMLLLGGTYSETLNNGRSLGFNIKYIDWDNFENNVFHVTEEFSVDSLDKERNARPDIVLFINGIPFGVIECKAPHIPTSQAIEQNLRNQTDDYIPQLFKFSQIIMGTNKNDVKYATTGTPKKYWNIWKEQDLEFLNFEISKYITGRTVTLQDKNIISIFSLERIKEFIKYFILYDAGTKKICRYQQYFAIKEIIKTINTDDSHGNRQGGVIWHTQGSGKSLTMVMLAKYILMEMGKVNPKIIITTDRKALDGQISTTFAHVGLNVAKASSGSNLVELINSNKVDIITTVINKFEIAEKSNVKNESKNIFVLVDESHRSNYGQLATKMRVVFPNACYVGFTGTPLMKKEKNTMSKFGKIIHKYTISDGVQDGTIVPLVYEGKFVEQKVDEENIDLWFDKTTENMVEENRIDLKKKWSSVKRLTSTDGRIRRIALDIDEHFTKGYKASGFKAMLATNLKKDAVRYLDCFEEFSDLKCEVIISSPDMREGVEDIDSETDNKVINFWNRMMKKYKTPESYEETITNKFKDGEIDILIVCSKLLTGFDAPICQILYIDKQLKEHGLLQAIARANRIHEGKDYGLIVDYRGLLPNLNEAMETYSGESGLENFEEADLKGTVVDILSFLGKLRESYSQLKSLFTNLNNKNDIEEIEASLEDKKLRENFYNLLSEFGRNLNSVLNSEKAYKTMKRGEVNKYKSEFAFYSKVRRTIKIRYADGIDNKEYEKQMQNLLDKHILVSGLKKITPPIDILNKDDFKEQLKGLNSPRSKADAIRSGLTKTITSKREEDPAYYDSFSKKIKETLEEYKNKIISEGEYLSKMERLMDDFTNKKSDISCPDKIKDNVHARAFYGVLLPILNDLNESIDEDFISDLAIGITNIIKEHSQVDWRENKTIHNRISRAIEDLIFDMGDEKKITISIDAIDQIIENVKTVAIRRF from the coding sequence ATGGGGAAAGAAAAATCATACTCAGAATTAGAAGCTAGTCAAATTCCAGCTATTGAACTATTGAAGAATATGGGGTATGAATACATATCCCCAGATGAATGTAATAGTCAAAGGGGAAATTTATATAATGTTCTTTTAAAAGATATTTTAGAAAAACAATTGCAAAAAATAAATAAAGTTAAATTTGGTGAGGAAGAAAAGAATTTTTCTCTTGGAAATATACATAAAGCTATAAAGGATTTAGATGAGCCATTAACTACTGGTTTAATAACAACTAGTGAAAAAATATATGATATGTTACTACTAGGTGGAACCTATAGTGAAACCCTTAATAATGGGAGAAGTTTAGGTTTTAATATTAAATACATTGATTGGGATAATTTTGAAAATAATGTATTTCATGTAACTGAAGAATTTTCAGTGGATAGTTTAGATAAAGAAAGGAATGCAAGACCTGATATTGTATTATTTATAAATGGAATTCCCTTTGGAGTAATAGAATGTAAAGCTCCACATATTCCAACAAGTCAAGCTATTGAACAAAATTTGAGAAATCAAACAGATGATTATATTCCACAATTATTTAAATTTTCTCAAATTATAATGGGAACTAATAAAAATGATGTTAAATATGCAACAACAGGAACTCCTAAAAAATATTGGAATATATGGAAAGAACAAGATTTAGAATTTCTTAACTTTGAAATTTCCAAATATATTACAGGGAGAACAGTAACACTTCAAGATAAAAATATAATATCAATTTTTTCTCTAGAACGTATTAAAGAATTTATAAAATATTTTATTCTATACGATGCAGGTACTAAAAAAATATGTAGATATCAACAATATTTTGCCATTAAAGAAATTATAAAAACAATTAACACTGATGATTCTCATGGAAATAGACAAGGTGGGGTTATTTGGCATACTCAAGGAAGTGGAAAAAGTTTAACAATGGTAATGCTAGCAAAATATATATTAATGGAAATGGGAAAAGTTAACCCTAAAATAATAATAACGACAGATAGAAAAGCTTTAGACGGACAAATATCAACTACATTTGCCCATGTGGGACTAAATGTTGCAAAAGCTTCTTCTGGAAGTAATCTAGTAGAACTTATTAATAGCAACAAAGTTGATATTATAACTACAGTAATAAATAAATTTGAAATAGCTGAAAAATCAAATGTAAAAAATGAATCAAAAAATATATTTGTACTAGTAGATGAAAGCCATAGATCAAACTATGGGCAACTTGCAACAAAAATGAGAGTAGTATTTCCAAATGCTTGTTATGTTGGATTTACAGGGACTCCACTAATGAAAAAAGAAAAAAATACAATGAGTAAATTTGGGAAAATAATTCACAAATATACAATTTCTGACGGTGTTCAAGATGGAACAATAGTTCCATTAGTATATGAAGGAAAATTTGTTGAACAAAAAGTAGATGAAGAAAATATAGATTTATGGTTTGATAAAACTACTGAAAATATGGTGGAAGAAAATAGAATAGATTTAAAAAAGAAATGGAGTAGCGTAAAAAGATTAACTTCAACAGATGGAAGAATTAGAAGGATAGCTTTGGATATAGATGAGCATTTCACTAAAGGATACAAGGCAAGTGGTTTTAAAGCAATGCTTGCAACTAATTTAAAAAAGGATGCAGTTAGATATTTAGATTGTTTTGAGGAGTTTAGTGATTTAAAATGTGAAGTTATTATTTCATCTCCAGATATGAGAGAAGGAGTGGAAGATATAGATTCTGAAACTGACAATAAAGTTATAAATTTTTGGAACAGAATGATGAAAAAATATAAAACACCTGAATCTTATGAAGAGACTATTACAAATAAATTTAAAGATGGAGAAATAGATATATTAATAGTTTGTAGTAAACTTTTAACAGGATTTGATGCACCAATATGTCAAATACTATATATTGATAAACAATTAAAAGAACATGGACTTTTACAAGCTATTGCTAGGGCAAATAGAATACATGAAGGAAAGGATTATGGACTTATTGTTGATTACAGAGGCTTACTTCCTAATTTAAATGAAGCGATGGAAACTTATAGTGGAGAAAGTGGACTTGAAAATTTTGAAGAAGCAGATTTAAAAGGAACAGTAGTTGATATTTTAAGTTTCTTAGGAAAATTAAGAGAATCATATAGCCAACTTAAAAGTTTATTTACTAATTTAAATAATAAAAATGATATTGAAGAGATTGAAGCATCATTGGAAGATAAAAAACTAAGGGAAAATTTTTATAATTTATTAAGTGAATTTGGTAGAAACTTAAATTCTGTTCTTAATTCAGAAAAAGCTTACAAAACAATGAAGAGGGGAGAAGTAAATAAATATAAAAGTGAATTTGCTTTTTATTCAAAAGTTAGAAGAACAATAAAAATAAGATATGCAGATGGAATTGACAATAAAGAATATGAAAAACAAATGCAAAATTTATTAGATAAGCATATATTAGTTTCAGGTCTTAAAAAAATAACTCCTCCTATAGATATTTTAAATAAGGATGATTTTAAGGAACAACTAAAGGGATTAAATTCTCCTAGATCAAAGGCAGATGCTATTAGAAGTGGATTAACAAAGACTATTACTAGCAAAAGAGAAGAGGATCCAGCATATTATGATAGTTTTTCTAAAAAGATTAAAGAAACTTTAGAAGAATATAAAAATAAAATAATATCAGAGGGAGAATATTTATCTAAAATGGAAAGACTTATGGATGATTTCACAAACAAAAAATCAGATATTAGTTGTCCAGATAAAATTAAAGATAATGTTCATGCAAGGGCTTTTTATGGGGTGCTATTACCTATATTAAATGATTTAAATGAATCTATAGATGAAGATTTTATTTCTGATTTAGCAATAGGAATAACTAATATTATAAAAGAGCATAGCCAAGTGGATTGGAGAGAAAATAAAACAATTCACAATAGAATATCCCGAGCTATTGAAGATTTAATTTTTGATATGGGGGATGAAAAGAAAATTACAATATCCATAGATGCTATTGATCAAATAATTGAAAATGTTAAAACAGTGGCAATAAGGAGATTCTAA
- a CDS encoding transglycosylase domain-containing protein — protein MKKIFKIILAGCILSFLVGVIGVFGIVHHYKKELPNIAELIESYSPSIPTRVYDINGKQIDELYKEIRIPARIEEVPMISRNAFLAIEDRRFYSHYGIDPIGILRAIVINIRYKSARQGASTFTQQLARNAFLSHDKKLSRKIKEAILTIEIEKTYTKDEIFEKYLNEIYFGEGDYGIKSAAKSLFHKDISNINIPEAAVLAGIPNRPRYYNPRRNLEASLNRMRIVLSQMKKFNMITKEEYEIAMKHKFVKIDDVKDIGKINLKNTTIIYNREVINKSLAPSFTDLVHDYLIENFDEEAIYNDGLQVYTTLNFDMQKIAEETFDNYKPMMEDEKLQGGMISINSSNGYITSIVGGKNFKPRNFNRAIMANRQIGSSFKPFVYFTAILDGKSENTIIEDSRLVQGNWAPRNYGTLFRKNITLVEGLNRSINMVAIKLLKGVGFNKLFDVVGKLDSNLNPPRDLTAALGSVSSSPLNLAKAYSVFSNGGYVVEPLVVIEVKDKNGNTLIKNTPKITKVFDSKDIALTTNLLENSVESGTSTRAKVITKRGKRISQGGKTGTTNDSRSVWYAGITPEYATTVYLGYDDNSKMHKKTGGGLAAPIWREYYKKIIDEGYYAPSKFEFIDNLVLNGELYYQDLGALSGLRESSKTKRKFLLKNNRIELEKEDKYNKNIQDILYK, from the coding sequence ATGAAAAAAATTTTTAAAATAATATTAGCAGGTTGTATTTTAAGCTTTTTAGTGGGAGTAATAGGAGTATTTGGAATTGTTCATCATTACAAGAAAGAGCTTCCAAATATAGCAGAACTAATAGAATCTTACTCACCTTCAATTCCAACTAGAGTTTACGATATTAATGGTAAACAAATAGACGAGTTATACAAGGAAATAAGAATTCCAGCTAGAATAGAAGAAGTACCAATGATTTCAAGAAATGCTTTTTTAGCAATTGAAGATAGGAGATTTTATAGTCATTATGGAATAGACCCTATAGGTATTTTAAGAGCTATAGTAATAAATATAAGATATAAAAGTGCAAGGCAAGGAGCAAGTACATTTACTCAACAACTTGCAAGAAATGCCTTTTTAAGTCACGACAAAAAACTATCTAGAAAAATAAAAGAAGCTATATTAACAATAGAAATAGAAAAGACTTATACTAAGGATGAAATCTTTGAAAAATATTTAAATGAGATATATTTTGGAGAGGGAGACTATGGTATTAAAAGTGCAGCTAAATCTCTTTTTCACAAGGATATAAGTAATATTAACATTCCAGAGGCAGCAGTTCTTGCAGGTATTCCAAATAGGCCAAGATACTATAATCCTAGAAGAAATTTAGAGGCATCTTTAAATAGAATGAGAATTGTATTAAGTCAAATGAAAAAATTTAATATGATAACAAAAGAAGAATATGAAATAGCTATGAAACATAAATTTGTAAAGATAGATGATGTTAAGGATATTGGGAAAATCAATTTGAAAAATACCACAATTATTTATAACAGAGAAGTTATAAATAAATCACTAGCTCCTAGTTTTACAGACTTAGTTCATGACTATTTAATTGAAAATTTTGATGAAGAAGCAATCTATAATGATGGATTACAAGTGTATACAACATTAAATTTTGACATGCAAAAAATAGCAGAAGAGACATTTGATAATTATAAACCAATGATGGAAGATGAAAAATTACAAGGTGGAATGATAAGTATAAACTCTTCCAATGGATACATAACTTCAATAGTTGGAGGAAAGAATTTTAAACCTAGGAATTTTAATAGAGCAATCATGGCAAATAGACAAATAGGATCTTCCTTTAAACCCTTTGTATATTTCACTGCAATTTTAGATGGTAAAAGTGAAAATACAATTATAGAAGATTCAAGACTTGTGCAAGGTAATTGGGCTCCTAGAAACTACGGTACATTGTTTAGAAAAAATATAACTTTAGTTGAAGGATTAAATAGATCAATAAATATGGTAGCTATAAAATTACTAAAAGGTGTTGGATTCAATAAACTTTTTGATGTTGTTGGAAAATTAGATTCAAATCTTAACCCTCCTAGGGATCTAACAGCAGCCTTAGGGTCAGTGTCATCTAGTCCCTTAAACTTAGCCAAAGCATACTCTGTTTTTTCAAATGGAGGTTATGTAGTAGAACCACTAGTGGTTATAGAAGTTAAGGACAAAAATGGAAATACATTGATTAAAAATACTCCTAAAATAACAAAGGTTTTTGATTCAAAGGACATAGCCTTAACTACAAATTTACTTGAAAATTCTGTGGAAAGTGGAACTAGTACAAGGGCAAAGGTTATAACAAAAAGAGGAAAGAGAATTTCCCAAGGGGGAAAAACAGGTACCACTAATGATTCAAGAAGTGTTTGGTATGCTGGAATAACTCCTGAATATGCAACAACTGTTTATTTAGGTTATGATGATAATTCAAAAATGCACAAAAAAACTGGTGGTGGCCTTGCAGCTCCTATCTGGAGAGAATATTATAAAAAAATAATTGATGAGGGGTATTATGCTCCAAGTAAATTTGAATTTATAGATAATTTAGTTCTAAATGGTGAATTATATTATCAAGATTTAGGTGCCCTTTCAGGACTTAGAG